The DNA sequence CTTTTTGGCTCTGAAGATTTTGGGATTGAGAGCGTGGAGTGAGTCCCACAATTGGACATGTGTTTTAGCCAAAAGGGTATAATAGTccttttaaattttcatttaacaGCAACTGATGACAAGGGTCTGAATATAATTTGATATTTGATGacagggggtctgagtataatttgataTTATGCAAGTGATGTATCTCTAATAATgacattctctaaggggtgacgttgtaaattatcctttattttttttatcaatttcatttgatttgattattggTTGATTCAATCTTCAGTTCAAAACCAATTCAATAAGAATCGATTTCATTTAACCAAATTTTTTCGATCGGTTTTATCAGTTCGGGCTAAGTTTTGACACCCCCTACGCCCCTACTGCGGTAGTAAACTGAATCAAGGATCCAGTGGTAATATTCCTCCATCCATAAAAGTAtattctctcccctctccctctccctcaaAGACTCAATCATCCTCTGAGAGTAGAAAAACACTCCCATATCCCATAAACAATTCACTCTCTCCACGCTTTGtgtctcctcctccttcctctgaTCCTCTCCATCTCCTCTGTTGCGCTGTTCGCACAAAGCCACAAACACCACATGGGCAGGCGAGGCTTGAAATCCAATCCCTCTCTAGTTTCGTTTCCCTATTATTTCCATCATCAGGGAAAGTTTTCATTCCCCAAAACCCACCGGCGGTGCTATCAGTTTCTGACGAAAGAAGAAGTAATCTTAATGCTGTGTCTACTGTCTACGGTGGCAATACCTGACCATCCTCATAGCCTCTTTCTTCATCCATGTTGGTGATGTCCTGAGCTGGGCAGAACCTCATGGACTGATTCCTTCTGAATCTTAACAAAGTATGCCTTGAGAACCTATCGGTCGTCGAGTGTACGCAATGTACAGCTTTAGTGCTAATCAATGATCTTACACAGGTATTTTGCAGTGCCAAGTTTATGATTCTTTCATGGGGAATTGGGGATACCCTTCACTCGCATAATGAAGTGAATATGTCTTCTTCACATTAGGAAGAACGGGAgatttctggaaaaaaaaagaatttgaggtgcagttctctctctctctctctctctctctatagccTCTTTTACCTTGACGTATGtgtttagaagaaaaaaaaaaaaaaaaaagtgggtgTTAGTTTTTGTGTTCTGACTTCTGGGTTTATGATTACTCTCTGTCTTTATTTTCAATCGTATTCATGTTCTTTGGTTTTGTTGTATCGTTTTGATTTTCAAATGTGTTCATGTTCTTCAGTATCTTGGTCAGACAActcctttcttcaattactTCTAGTTCTAGAAAAGGAGGCTAGTTAGAGTTGATGTGGCCGAAGTTGGAACTTAAGCCTGCCTTGCCCCAAAGCCCCAACTCTCCTTACCCCCCTCCCTCCCAAAAGACCAAAACGATAGCTAGCTTGCTCGGGAATGACCAAGGACACTGTACAATCATCTTGTCTGACCCATCTATATGATCCTTGAGAGAACTCAACTCCATAAATCGGCTTACTAGATGAGGGAACAGAAAACTACATCAACCCACATCGAATCTTTTTTGAAATCGAGTGGAATTAGAGTAGTTGATCCTTGTTTCCAACCCTTACACAAAAGGAGCATCCTAAAGTGAAGCCACTAGGAAAGGACTACCATCCATCAAGACAAGGCCCTTGAGTATAGTGGAGCTGCTTAGAATGAACTACTTGATTTGGACTGGGCCGACATGGATATTGGGTCGAAAGCATAGTGGTATGTCACTATACTATATCGATCATATGAGGGGCCGATCCCACATTAGTTTCAAAAAGAATTTGATATGGATTAATATGATATTAGTTTCCCTCACTTTATAAGCTAGTTTATGAGGATGAGTTCTAAACTTCATATCATCTTCCACTACCATCGGGAGAGCACACTAAGTGTCATTGGGAGAGCACACTGTGGAACACTTCGGGGATACAAATCGATTGCTTGGTGCCTTATAAATGAGGCCACCCCTATTTATGGCACTAAAGGTATAATGAATGGATAGGATATTTAATATTATCACTGATCTGACCTGTACAAGAATAACCTCTCAAAATATCTACATTTTCTAGAGTTCTTTTAGATATCTAGTCTTCTTACGCACATGTGGAGAGTTCTAGATTATGGACCTTGTCCAACCCAATAGTTCATGTCCTTAGAGCTAAGAGAGGTTGGACCGTGGGCCTATAGTAGCAGTCTGTGACACCAAGCCTAAGAATCGACCTGTCAAGCTATGAGCCAACGCAGAACCATGATTAAGGCAAAGTGGGGATACTTTGGGCAGTGTGGTTCTGGATGAGCCAGAACCATGATCAAGGCAGTGTCTGAGAACTGAAGACTGAACTTAACAGAGTGAATTAGAATTCTGAGTTCAACATCAACAAAAGCTAAGTGAGATATCTCACGGAAGAGTTGGATGGGTTAAATGGCCTCTGTTTTCTGTGCAGATAAAAATAGTAAGTGTTTTTTCAGTGTAAATAGGTCGTGTGCATCTCGAACTGCTTGAAAGAAAACCATCTAAATCTGATACTACAAACAAGCAATAATGTCTTCATTTATATTTCTTCTGACCAACAATCTAGTTTAATCATACATCTTAATTTACATTTCTTCTGACAATAAATCTAGTTCAGGCATACATATTAGTTTCGTGTAAAGAATGATGTACATCAGCATTTAACCAAGTATCCTGAACAAAAGAATATCTTCATGAAACAAATCCTGCATAAAGAATTCTGCCCAGCCATACATGTTATACACATCAAACTATTTTCACATGAACACTTCTTTTATCCTTCAGCAGTGTTTCAGAAACCTTTCCAAGTTGCAAGAATCTCATGGAAGATCTCTGCTATGAGTTCTCTGTCTGCACATTGCAGAAAGCAATCGAAATCATCTCGAATGTCAAATATCTTACCGAACTTCACAAGGTACCTCATGCAGCTACTCTTTAGTTTTGGTAATTGATAAAGAGATGCACTCTGTAGCCTCTCAAGTACATTTTTATTATCAATATCTTCTAAAAGGCTCTCATGGCATGCCTCTTTCAGGACAGAGATGTCATACTTATCGGCTGCACGAAGGAGTGCTAGTCGGTGGGTGAGAAACTGATCATGTTGGATGATCCCATAGATGTAATCTAGGAAGGCCTGGCAAGCATCGATTGACATGTCAGAGATGTTTATGGTTGAGAGTTCCTTCTCTTTGAGGTCATGTGCAAACATACTGCGGAAGACAGGTGATCGTGCTGCAAGGACGGAACGGTGCGCTCCAATGCTCCCATCAGAGGCATTGATTGTTATGTCTGTGTGGATGCTTTCAGACAACATTCGGCCAAGGGATCCTAAAGCTCCTTCATTCGACTGTTTTTGGATGAATCCTTCAGCCCAGATGGAACAAGGTTCACCACCCTGCATATTGGACACAATGAATCAAACCGGAACCTGAAGAGGGCTGTGGAAAGGACTGAATGCTTGGTATGTGAATGACATAAACAATGCTTCATTGGGTAAGTTCTGAAATTCCATGACCATTACAAACATTGACAGTGAATTAGCTAAAAAGGGTGATCTTTATTTACTGTCTACAACTGCACATTGAAACAGTCCAACTTAGAAGGCCAAAAATTAACTTCATTATGTTCTAAGCATTGTGCCCCGAGTTTCAAACTGTACTAATACAGCCGattgtcaaatttctttaataTTCTGGAGACTTTTGAGTTCCTGGAGTAAATATCAATGGATGTTATACGGTCTGACCTCCAGTAATGGGAATTCAGTGAGGTTAATACTCTAAATATTTGACTAATTATAGAAGGACCCATCTTAGTTCTATAATGCTTTACTAATTATCTCAATTGCCTACTGATTTACAAATGACAAAGTTAAACCATCCTTGCATTCTTTACATGGGAAAATGAAGCACGAAAGGCAGTGTGGCCTCTGGCCCTCTGTGCCCAGACATATTGGGGAGGCAAAACAATTGCCCCTGCCCCtcgtgaaaggtgaaaatctcaCCCCTATAGATGCTTCTGCACACACTCCTATTGTCCATGCACTTGCTTAAGGGTCACGCTGCCTTTCGAaatcctcttcctttttaaatATTCCTTTGTCATACGTACTACATTGTAAAATTGATTAGTATGAGACAACAA is a window from the Macadamia integrifolia cultivar HAES 741 chromosome 5, SCU_Mint_v3, whole genome shotgun sequence genome containing:
- the LOC122079489 gene encoding BTB/POZ domain-containing protein At1g55760-like; translated protein: MSDSAYRVETTSRLAQWKIDNLASCTYRKSDPFKIGNWNWYLAVEKNRTLSIKLYPEISNLTREKPPIASFSIRVLCSVGDRKALVHPGVTDKPLKNTDDFVWTIETPLTGKFIIDVEFLDLKVISPNGGEPCSIWAEGFIQKQSNEGALGSLGRMLSESIHTDITINASDGSIGAHRSVLAARSPVFRSMFAHDLKEKELSTINISDMSIDACQAFLDYIYGIIQHDQFLTHRLALLRAADKYDISVLKEACHESLLEDIDNKNVLERLQSASLYQLPKLKSSCMRYLVKFGKIFDIRDDFDCFLQCADRELIAEIFHEILATWKGF